A region of uncultured Carboxylicivirga sp. DNA encodes the following proteins:
- the nrfH gene encoding cytochrome c nitrite reductase small subunit produces MKKKFFDFLKPPEQWKVPVILALGIFFGMGFYLFYVARAHSYLSDDPKTCVNCHIMAPQYATWNHSAHREVASCNDCHVPHDNIVNTYYFKAKDGMKHASIFTMRAEPQVIFIKDEGKEVVQENCIRCHQHLISNEKVLAKAPDVHFNIDDRKCWECHRETPHGRVNSLSSVPNARVPVPESPLPEWIQNLNSKN; encoded by the coding sequence ATGAAAAAAAAGTTTTTTGATTTTCTAAAACCACCTGAACAATGGAAAGTTCCTGTCATACTTGCATTAGGCATATTTTTTGGCATGGGCTTTTACTTGTTTTATGTGGCCAGAGCTCACTCCTATCTGTCTGATGATCCAAAAACATGTGTAAACTGCCATATTATGGCACCACAGTATGCAACCTGGAATCATAGCGCACATCGTGAAGTTGCCAGTTGCAACGATTGTCATGTTCCTCATGATAATATAGTTAACACATACTATTTCAAGGCAAAAGACGGAATGAAACATGCATCCATATTCACCATGCGTGCCGAACCCCAGGTTATTTTTATTAAGGATGAAGGCAAAGAAGTGGTACAGGAGAATTGTATCAGATGCCATCAACACCTGATCAGCAATGAGAAAGTACTTGCAAAAGCACCGGATGTACACTTCAACATTGATGATCGAAAATGCTGGGAATGTCATAGAGAAACTCCACATGGTAGAGTTAACAGTCTCTCAAGTGTACCCAATGCACGTGTTCCAGTTCCAGAAAGTCCTCTACCTGAATGGATCCAAAACCTTAACAGTAAAAATTAA